The DNA window cGAGAAGAGAATGGAAGATTTGTGGACAGTTTAGCATCAAGGGGGGAAGAGGACTTTGTTCAAAAAGAAGACATGATTGATGTGCTCATTTTTCACCTATCATTCAAATGATGGGACTAAAATCCACTTAAAAGAATCCCTGAAGAGTTCTCCATTTTTCAATTGCAAAATGACTGCCACTAATAAGGTGATAAGAAGCCATATGCTACATCCCACCAACTGGTCGGCCAAGGATAGGAAAGTTTGTTGCACATAATTAATACAAAGTATGAAAACTTTAAGCACCAAGTCAGGAAGCAGAAATCATATCACAGATTTGTACAGGAATTGCCTTCCAATGTTCCCTTGATTTTGGTACAATTCGCTGAGGTATCGGGAATTCTATATTGCTAGAATTTTACATTTGGACAGACAAAAATAGGTATACATGGACAgacaaaacaataataaatcaaagtACATGATACGTTTGCGGATTTACAACAGCCTTTTGAGAAACAGAGGTAGACTCCCTTATCGTGAATTAATTCCCAAATCCGCAATCCATGACTTAAGAAAAGAGCTTATCTGATTCCATACAGAGAAACTGGACCCGAAGAAACGTACAACCACTGATTTTCTTGATCCTTCTCTGATAAACTCTAATTCCTTCAAGACACCAAACCGAATAGTTGCAGGATCATCTAGGAGAGGTAATCCAACAGACCCTTCGGATTCTAGGTTTTTAATCCATCCACGTAGTAAATAGTTCACAACCTGCTTAGCAATGATACACAGATGTCAGTTAGTGCTTAAATATAGGTGAAAAATAAAGCGTGAAGTACCATTTTATAGCTTTGAAAAGAACCTAAATCAGTAATGCATACATCTAATTCAGTAGGACCAATCAACATGGGCAAGTTCCTGACAGAATAGGGATCCTACTATTTGTTTTGCCAACCACATAAGACATGTGCTAGGCATCAAAGACCTTACAAAATTTTGAGTgtggatcatagttgtcaaggcgtcacctaaGTGTCACCTAGTCCAGGTGCCTTCTTGGTGTCACCTTGAGTCCAGGCACCATCTaacgccttgggtcacctagacatCTTGACAGCTATGGTGCTGATGATTCATTAGATAGAAACCAGTAATGACAGAATTGGCATTTAAAACCACTTATCTAATCAATCAAGAAAGGAGACGTACCTCAGGAACTTCATCATGGGGACAGTGACCAGCTGGGCTAATCTCAAAATATGGAGCTTCAGGCACTTTCTGTTTCACCTGAAGCCCCCAAATGGGCTTCACCCATGGATCTTCTTTCCCATACATGAGACAAATTGGTGTACTATTCATTTTACACCTGAATGTTTCATTGGAAATCTCTTAATCTGGGGAAACAATAAGAACATAAATAATGTATCTATAGCAGTTTGAGTTCTTGAAGTTCCTACCTAGACAAAGCTTCCTGGAAGGAAAGTTGTCCCCTAGGAGCAAACATAATAGACGCAAATGATGCGGCTGCTGCTGGGTGCTGCGTTGTTTCAAGTATACAAGAAAAAACTTTATCTACCTTTGTTGAATGATCAGCATAAACCTGTGCAAGAACATCTGCTATGCTGTTGGGATCACTTATCCTATTCCATCTAGCATCAAAGAAAGGATGTTCTCAGTCATCCATAGCCTGGCTACTAGGAGAACAGTGATAAAAGAAACACATAAAAAAGATTCTTCttttaaaggaaaatatgatCGAAATGGAACATGAAATGAACATACATGCCCTAGAAGTTCCACTTTGGTTATGCGCAATATAAGAAGAAAACTATTTCCACGGAAGGAGGATTTTCTATACCTTTACACTCCACTATCAACATTATATTGCCACTGTGTTCATGGACCTAGTATTTCCCTAGGTGAAATATATGCTAGTTTCATGTCAAATTAGAAGCCAATGCCAATCCCAATTATCACACCACAAGAAATCATATGTACTTGATTGCTTGAATTAAAAACTTACATCAATTCTATGAGCTTTCCGACACTGGAAGGAAGTGGAAACGTTCCTGCCCATGGGAAAATCCTGGATAATCTAGGGGATCTAGAAGGATTGGGCAGAAATCCCCAAAATGGAGTGGCATTGAGCAATGTAACACCCTTTACCAGTTGAGGGTTGCATGCTGCAAAGTACAGTGCAACAAATCCTCCAAGCGAGTTCCCAACAACATAAACTGGTTCGCCAATAACCTGTGTCAGGAACAAGATTTTAATTAGAAAagtaatattatatatatatatatatataatataatataatatagcCAAGCACATCAGTTTTCTATGGATTTTTATTGGTAGAAGTAGAACCATAAAGAACAGGTTCTAAGCCAGGTCTGTGGTACAAAGCGCTTCTTAGGAACCATACAAATTTTTTGTCACAATAGAGTTGTCAAGGGGAAAATATAAACATCAAGAATTTCAATCCTTTTACTGTTAACAGAACCAGCAACACTATGTAACACATTTCACTAAGCATAGAGATGCATAAGTGGATAAATAGCCAGACAAGCAGTTTCCagaaaaaaagaacacttctaTTAATGGACCAAACAATACTGATACACTGTGAAAcaggtttaggatttactttGGAAAACCAGGCTTCATGAGGGGGCCTATAACAGGAAATCAGTAAGAAAATCCAAACCTTTTTCAACGGTGAATAAGCCATAAACATAAGCAAAGATGCTTCAAACTGGTGTGGTTGCAGAAGCTGACTGTGGAAACAAGGATGCGACTCTtcattttccaaaaatttatgaCAAGGTTAATATAATAACTATTAGATCTGATGATTCTGATGAAATGCATAAGCATTTGCTTGTTTATGCTGTATCCTGCAATTTTGAATAGATGTAATTAACAGGGAAGCCTACAATGACAGAGGAGCAATAAGAATCCAACCTTCTTCATCAGTGTTGCAAAACCAGACTGAGCAAAGAtacatttagaaaaaaaaaatataaacaccAATGCAAACAATGCCAACATAGAAGAGACTCTTTATTTCCCAAAAGCAGGgcacatatacatatacatgtACCCGATTTGATATGTTGCCAAAATGCTTTAACTTTTACGTATGTATGCTGAGTATCAATTAGAATCCAAATCCTCTTAAAAAAAGTGCAGAGAACAATAAAAATGATCTCCGATCCAACATATGGAAGTGGAAACAGACATTTAAATCAGGAACAGAAACACAACTTTCTATCAACGCATAAAACAGATACAATCATCCCATCTGAGAGGCGCTACTATAACTTAAGTTAAGtcttatttataaaaaatttaagtactcgcctatcaaaaaaaaaaagggggtactTGTTTGTTATCTGAATTATGCAAAGCTCAATGATAGCCAATGGTACTGCAGAATCAGAAAATGCAGTTAATACCTCTTCTATGAAATAGCGAACCTGGTCCTGCCACAGATCAACTGAGTAAACTAGCTCTTTAGCCCATGGTTCAGtttctcttccaaaaccccataACAAGTCCTCTTCTGATAAACCTTCTTTCTTACCCAGAGGAGCAGGATCTTCCGATGGCAATGACTTTCCCTGCCCCAAGAAATCAACTGCCCAAACTCTGAATTCACGGCCCAGATCCTTCAATTGTTTCT is part of the Macadamia integrifolia cultivar HAES 741 chromosome 9, SCU_Mint_v3, whole genome shotgun sequence genome and encodes:
- the LOC122088022 gene encoding pheophytinase, chloroplastic translates to MELLSFYHYAPCCLVDKLSWKLVEKGLNSSRSKLFHGRRAQAVCLGSSSNSDSLGFSDLGNFNYSKIQSFDQRYRSRSFSSVEGFYGAISPNTVTESYNDYVVGGKDGVRNVSERDESVTKVLIPGLPDESNGDSGSPISSGYWGWKPKLTVHYEKSGTDNIGSPPILFLPGFGVGSFHYEKQLKDLGREFRVWAVDFLGQGKSLPSEDPAPLGKKEGLSEEDLLWGFGRETEPWAKELVYSVDLWQDQVRYFIEEVIGEPVYVVGNSLGGFVALYFAACNPQLVKGVTLLNATPFWGFLPNPSRSPRLSRIFPWAGTFPLPSSVGKLIELIWNRISDPNSIADVLAQVYADHSTKVDKVFSCILETTQHPAAAASFASIMFAPRGQLSFQEALSRCKMNSTPICLMYGKEDPWVKPIWGLQVKQKVPEAPYFEISPAGHCPHDEVPEVVNYLLRGWIKNLESEGSVGLPLLDDPATIRFGVLKELEFIREGSRKSVVVRFFGSSFSVWNQISSFLKSWIADLGINSR